ATGCCGTTCAGGATCGGGTGTTCTGTCGCAATCAAGTCCACACGAGTGAGGGGACCGTGACCGTAATGACCTTGATAGTCACCGCCGAGCACGGTTTTATCGAATTCCAGCCAATTTTCATAAGCGTGGCTGGCTGTCCTGATCCCGACGATGGGTCTGCCCTGTTCACAATACGCTTGGAATTGCTTGAGTGATTCGCCTTCTGTATTGAGACGGCGTGTGAAAACCAGTAGTGCATCTGCATCCTGCAGTGCGGCTAAGGAGGGGTCGTGATCTTCTGAATTGTAGACGACTAAATTCGCGTGGATTGGATAGTGTTTTT
This is a stretch of genomic DNA from Candidatus Poribacteria bacterium. It encodes these proteins:
- a CDS encoding ThuA domain-containing protein — translated: MLNLCMLSGSFEYDSEASLTIFKTFVEKHYPIHANLVVYNSEDHDPSLAALQDADALLVFTRRLNTEGESLKQFQAYCEQGRPIVGIRTASHAYENWLEFDKTVLGGDYQGHYGHGPLTRVDLIATEHPILNGIPAFDCYGSLYKNPSLRDDTSLLLMGHTDEHSEPVAWTRLHNGGRICYTSLGHQRDFEVEPFLRFLAQSILWVSEQI